A region of Ramlibacter agri DNA encodes the following proteins:
- a CDS encoding amidohydrolase family protein, whose translation MTADALDAGGWDCHAHLFGPYERFPLAADRSYTPPEAVEPQYLALLRRLGLTNGVLVHPSAYGDDHSLLLHALAAQPALRGVVVVRPGSPLPLAGLRERGVRGARFSHRSGAGANFAGSASFQDLQALAPQLADAGLHAELWTDCKALPEIADELLKLPVPVVIDHMGGFDVNAGVDEPGFRTLLRLLESGQVWVKLCAYRNLLNVPDWEAGRAFQQAMVAANAERLVWGSDWPHLRVTPAPDAVQLLDMFMDWAGSDAVVRQVLSANPERLYS comes from the coding sequence GTGACCGCCGACGCCCTGGATGCGGGCGGCTGGGACTGCCACGCCCACCTGTTCGGCCCTTACGAGCGGTTCCCGCTCGCGGCCGACCGCAGCTACACGCCGCCGGAAGCGGTGGAGCCGCAGTACCTGGCCTTGCTGCGCCGGCTCGGCCTCACCAACGGCGTGCTGGTGCATCCCAGCGCCTATGGCGACGACCACTCGCTGCTGCTCCACGCGCTGGCCGCACAGCCCGCGCTGCGCGGCGTCGTCGTGGTTCGACCCGGCAGCCCGCTGCCGCTGGCCGGCTTGCGCGAACGCGGTGTGCGCGGCGCGCGCTTCAGCCATCGCAGCGGCGCGGGCGCCAACTTTGCCGGCAGCGCGTCCTTCCAGGACCTGCAGGCGCTGGCGCCGCAGCTGGCCGATGCCGGCCTGCACGCCGAGCTCTGGACCGATTGCAAGGCGCTGCCGGAAATCGCCGACGAGCTCTTGAAACTGCCCGTGCCGGTGGTGATCGACCACATGGGCGGCTTCGACGTGAACGCCGGCGTCGATGAACCCGGCTTCCGCACCTTGCTGCGCCTGCTGGAAAGCGGGCAGGTGTGGGTGAAGCTGTGCGCCTACCGCAACCTGCTGAACGTGCCGGACTGGGAAGCCGGCCGCGCGTTCCAGCAGGCGATGGTGGCTGCCAACGCCGAACGCCTGGTGTGGGGCAGCGACTGGCCGCACCTGCGTGTGACGCCGGCCCCGGACGCCGTGCAGCTGCTCGACATGTTCATGGATTGGGCCGGCAGCGATGCCGTGGTACGGCAGGTGCTGTCCGCCAATCCGGAGCGCCTTTACAGCTAA
- a CDS encoding phosphoglycerate dehydrogenase has product MGLGKVLVTAASVKGCEPALRLMREAGCDVHLATSPQPLDENWQLEQTRDVAALVFAMEPVSARLLENAQALKIIARPGVGYDTVDVAAATRRGVAVTIAESTNHESVADFTLGLLLMAARGMLPCANSVQQHGWDRVTGTEAWRKTLAIVGLGRIGKAVVKRAQGFDMRVLVVSRRRDEDFARSHGVEYVDLDTALREADFLSLHAPLTPETANLLDAAAIAKMKPGAYLVNTSRGGLVDEEALAAAVRSGRLAGAAVDVLRSQGANSPSPLIGVPGIIVTPHMATLSRESMERVAMSVARAVVARLRGERPAGLVNPQVA; this is encoded by the coding sequence ATGGGTCTGGGAAAAGTTCTGGTCACGGCCGCTTCGGTGAAGGGCTGCGAACCCGCGCTGCGGTTGATGCGCGAAGCGGGCTGCGACGTCCACCTGGCGACGTCGCCGCAGCCGCTGGACGAGAACTGGCAGCTGGAACAGACGCGCGACGTCGCCGCCCTGGTGTTCGCGATGGAGCCGGTGTCGGCGCGGCTGCTGGAGAACGCGCAAGCGCTGAAGATCATTGCGCGACCCGGCGTCGGCTATGACACGGTCGACGTCGCCGCCGCCACCCGGCGCGGCGTGGCGGTGACCATCGCCGAAAGCACCAACCACGAGAGCGTGGCCGACTTCACGCTGGGCCTGCTGCTGATGGCGGCGCGCGGCATGCTGCCCTGCGCCAACAGCGTGCAGCAGCATGGCTGGGACCGAGTCACCGGCACTGAAGCCTGGCGCAAGACGCTGGCGATCGTCGGCCTGGGGCGAATCGGCAAGGCGGTGGTGAAGCGCGCCCAGGGTTTCGACATGCGCGTGCTGGTGGTCAGCCGCAGGCGCGACGAGGACTTTGCGCGAAGCCATGGGGTCGAGTACGTGGACCTGGACACGGCGCTGCGCGAGGCCGATTTCCTGTCGCTGCATGCTCCCTTGACGCCCGAGACGGCCAACCTGCTCGACGCCGCCGCGATCGCGAAGATGAAGCCGGGCGCCTACCTGGTCAACACCTCGCGCGGCGGGCTGGTCGACGAGGAAGCGCTTGCCGCCGCGGTGCGCAGCGGCCGGCTGGCCGGCGCGGCTGTCGACGTGCTGCGCAGCCAGGGCGCCAACAGCCCCAGCCCGCTGATCGGCGTGCCGGGGATCATCGTCACGCCGCACATGGCGACGCTGTCGCGCGAGTCCATGGAGCGGGTCGCGATGTCGGTCGCTCGCGCAGTGGTCGCGCGGCTGCGGGGCGAGCGGCCGGCCGGCCTGGTGAATCCGCAGGTGGCCTGA
- a CDS encoding Bug family tripartite tricarboxylate transporter substrate binding protein: MKRLLCAWMALACTCFATQAGAQDFPRQAIKLIVPFAAGGPADTQARWVATKLAAALGQPVVVDDRGGAGGIVGTQAVVNAAPDGYTLLFSSVGAIAIAPYLMSKVPYDPATALAPVIRVATAPTVLVTSANSKYPDLAALVADAKARPGKVSFASAGPGTTTQLGSELLKREAGIDMVHIPYKGAAPAITDVIAGTVDVMFADAPVVLPFVKSGKLRALTIGTPKRASALPDVPTTAEAGHTGVLVSTWYGVLAPAKTPPAVVKRLNTALNNILSSPDAVAFFGSQSVDINGGSPEEFGSFIASEAKRWTALARDAGVKMD, from the coding sequence ATGAAGAGGCTGCTGTGCGCCTGGATGGCGCTTGCCTGCACGTGTTTCGCGACCCAGGCGGGCGCGCAGGACTTCCCCCGCCAAGCGATCAAGCTGATCGTGCCTTTCGCTGCCGGCGGACCCGCCGACACGCAGGCACGCTGGGTTGCCACGAAACTCGCCGCGGCCCTGGGCCAGCCGGTGGTGGTGGACGACCGCGGCGGCGCGGGCGGCATCGTCGGCACGCAGGCGGTCGTGAACGCGGCGCCGGACGGCTACACGCTGCTGTTCTCCTCGGTGGGCGCGATTGCCATCGCGCCTTACCTGATGTCCAAGGTGCCTTACGACCCGGCGACGGCACTGGCGCCCGTGATCCGCGTCGCGACCGCTCCCACGGTGCTCGTGACGAGCGCGAACTCGAAATACCCGGACCTCGCCGCGCTGGTGGCGGACGCCAAGGCGCGCCCCGGCAAGGTCAGCTTCGCCAGCGCCGGGCCCGGCACGACCACGCAGCTCGGCTCCGAACTGCTGAAGCGCGAAGCCGGCATAGACATGGTCCACATTCCCTACAAGGGCGCAGCGCCGGCCATCACCGACGTGATCGCCGGCACGGTGGACGTGATGTTCGCCGATGCGCCGGTGGTGCTGCCCTTCGTCAAGAGCGGCAAGCTGCGGGCGTTGACCATAGGCACGCCGAAGCGCGCGTCCGCCTTGCCCGACGTGCCGACCACCGCGGAGGCCGGGCACACGGGCGTGCTGGTCTCGACCTGGTACGGCGTGCTGGCGCCGGCGAAGACGCCGCCGGCCGTCGTCAAGCGGCTGAACACCGCGCTGAACAACATCCTGTCCTCGCCCGACGCGGTGGCCTTCTTCGGCAGCCAGTCGGTGGACATCAACGGGGGCTCGCCGGAGGAATTCGGCAGCTTCATTGCTTCGGAAGCGAAGCGCTGGACGGCGCTGGCGCGGGACGCCGGCGTCAAGATGGATTGA
- a CDS encoding fumarate hydratase, with translation MGISQDTIKQVTAQLYDRSLRGIPKDTEAALRRADAAESNETARHTLRIMLQSAEAAQREQHFICSDAGVPVYFVKVGAQARFDGSVRQAITDGFAELVASIQPPLLPHVTHPLTLERGYQGKGMPIVTFDMVDDCDYVEITCSPKALGSGRWAALQIFSFPDLKTIETFVLDTVIQAGSQPCPPVVIGVGIGGTFDYAAKMAKEATLRPIGEKHPEKIVADMERRLVQAVNQTGFGPMGTGGDSTAMAVHVNYCAGHGFTPVAVAFNCWINRRTKARLYNDGRVETLE, from the coding sequence ATGGGCATCAGCCAGGACACGATCAAGCAGGTCACCGCGCAGCTTTACGACCGCTCGCTGCGTGGCATCCCCAAGGACACCGAGGCCGCGCTGCGCCGGGCCGACGCGGCCGAGAGCAACGAGACCGCCCGCCACACGCTGCGCATCATGCTGCAGAGCGCGGAGGCGGCGCAGCGCGAGCAGCACTTCATCTGCTCCGACGCCGGCGTGCCGGTCTACTTCGTCAAGGTCGGCGCGCAGGCGCGCTTCGACGGCAGCGTGCGCCAGGCCATCACCGATGGCTTCGCCGAGCTGGTGGCTTCGATCCAGCCGCCGCTGTTGCCGCACGTGACGCATCCGTTGACCCTGGAGCGTGGCTACCAGGGCAAGGGCATGCCCATCGTCACCTTCGACATGGTGGACGACTGCGACTACGTCGAGATCACCTGTTCGCCCAAGGCGCTGGGCTCCGGCCGCTGGGCCGCGCTGCAGATCTTCAGCTTCCCGGACCTGAAGACGATCGAGACTTTCGTGCTGGACACGGTCATCCAGGCCGGCTCGCAGCCTTGCCCGCCGGTGGTGATCGGCGTCGGCATCGGCGGCACCTTCGACTACGCGGCGAAGATGGCCAAGGAGGCTACCCTGCGCCCGATCGGCGAGAAGCATCCGGAGAAGATCGTGGCCGACATGGAGCGGCGCCTCGTGCAGGCGGTGAACCAGACCGGCTTCGGCCCCATGGGCACCGGCGGCGACAGCACCGCGATGGCGGTACACGTGAACTACTGCGCCGGCCACGGCTTCACGCCGGTGGCGGTGGCCTTCAACTGCTGGATCAACCGGCGCACCAAGGCGCGGCTGTACAACGACGGCCGCGTCGAAACCCTGGAGTGA
- a CDS encoding fumarate hydratase C-terminal domain-containing protein: MAVQEHRLNFPLSEADARRLRAGDLVTLDGEIVVTAGMPTHERLLRCLDGDEPLPMQLQEASVMHLGSYSREADGRFEVLYINPTTSTRFNPFMPRLLRGFRWHAVGGKGGLDRASAEALQEVGGVYLSFLGGGCTLLSHAIEEVRQVGWSDMLTHYRLVRLKVKGLGPTTVGIDAQGRSLYDDEKAAAQARRAAIIAQMDAAR; encoded by the coding sequence ATGGCTGTCCAGGAACACCGCCTGAACTTTCCCTTGAGCGAAGCCGACGCCCGCCGCCTGCGCGCCGGCGACCTGGTGACGCTCGATGGCGAGATCGTCGTCACGGCCGGCATGCCCACGCACGAGCGGCTGCTGCGCTGCCTGGACGGCGACGAGCCGCTGCCCATGCAGTTGCAGGAAGCCTCGGTCATGCACCTGGGGAGCTACAGCCGCGAGGCGGATGGGCGCTTCGAGGTGCTGTACATCAACCCGACGACCAGCACGCGCTTCAATCCCTTCATGCCGCGTCTCTTGCGTGGCTTCCGCTGGCACGCCGTGGGCGGCAAGGGCGGGCTGGATCGCGCCTCGGCCGAGGCCTTGCAGGAAGTGGGCGGGGTCTACCTGTCCTTCCTCGGTGGCGGCTGCACGCTGCTGTCGCATGCGATCGAGGAGGTGAGGCAGGTGGGGTGGAGCGACATGCTCACGCACTACCGGCTGGTGCGCCTGAAGGTGAAGGGGCTGGGGCCGACCACGGTCGGTATCGATGCGCAGGGCCGCAGCCTGTACGACGACGAGAAGGCGGCGGCGCAGGCGCGCCGCGCGGCGATCATTGCGCAGATGGACGCCGCGCGATAA
- a CDS encoding glutathione S-transferase family protein produces the protein MNDKLVLHWSPKSPYVRKVMVCAHELGVVPRLELVRSVAAMLKPNPTIMAANPLSKIPTLVRPDGTVLFDSVVICEYLDSLAGGKLFPQQGEDRWQALRWHAFGDGLLDALILWRNERERAQPLQGLLDAFELKVRASLALLDSEADALRAAPFSIGPITVGCALGYIDYRFDALGWRAITPRLAAWHAELMQRPSFQATEPIDG, from the coding sequence AACGACAAGCTGGTCCTGCACTGGTCCCCCAAGTCGCCCTACGTGCGCAAGGTGATGGTCTGCGCCCACGAACTGGGCGTGGTGCCGCGGCTGGAGCTGGTGCGCTCGGTGGCGGCCATGCTGAAGCCGAATCCCACGATCATGGCCGCCAACCCGCTGTCCAAGATCCCGACGCTGGTGCGCCCGGACGGCACGGTGCTGTTCGACTCCGTCGTCATCTGCGAATACCTCGACTCGCTCGCCGGCGGCAAGCTGTTTCCGCAGCAAGGCGAGGACCGCTGGCAGGCGCTGCGCTGGCACGCCTTCGGCGACGGCCTGCTCGATGCGCTGATCCTGTGGCGCAACGAGCGCGAACGCGCGCAGCCGCTGCAAGGCCTGCTCGATGCCTTCGAGCTGAAGGTGCGCGCCTCGCTGGCGCTGCTGGATTCGGAAGCCGATGCACTGCGCGCAGCGCCCTTCTCCATCGGCCCCATCACGGTAGGCTGCGCGCTGGGTTACATCGACTACCGCTTCGATGCGCTGGGCTGGCGCGCGATCACGCCTCGCCTTGCAGCCTGGCATGCGGAGCTGATGCAGCGTCCTTCTTTCCAGGCGACGGAGCCGATCGACGGCTGA